In Quercus robur chromosome 10, dhQueRobu3.1, whole genome shotgun sequence, a genomic segment contains:
- the LOC126702990 gene encoding protein DSS1 HOMOLOG ON CHROMOSOME V-like produces MAAEPKAVTEDAKIDLFEDDDEFEEFEINEEWEDKEEGKEVTQQWEDDWDDDDVNDDFSLHLRRELENNTEKN; encoded by the exons ATGGCGGCGGAGCCCAAGGCCGTGACTGAGGACGCCAAGATCGATTTGTTCGAGGACGACGATGAGTTCGAAGAGTTCGAAATCAATGAag AGTGGGAGGACAAGGAGGAAGGAAAAGAAGTGACCCAGCAGTGGGAAGACGACtgggatgatgatgatgttaaTGATGACTTCTCTCTGCATCTGAGGAGAGAATTGGAGAACAATACAGAGAAGAACTGA
- the LOC126702228 gene encoding U-box domain-containing protein 19-like yields the protein MIQSFSRNDRRVLKLPAVHPCEGVSPETLLSSLITLSSSICNYQSKFFATQRRNARETIREIGILRMFFEEIQDRSLTLSYSSVLCFSELHLTFQKIQFLFEDCTREGARLWMLMKSEFVTTQFRVLIREVATALDVMPLNLIDVGEEVKEFVELVAKQASKAKFELDPDDEQRARLVLSILNQFEKGIEPEFQAIKQVLDYLGIKRWSDCNNEVKFLEEQIGFQCSDSDEKEVPFLGSLVGFMNYCRAVVFEEPDYRNANQMVNSEAISCLNPEDFRCPISLELMIDPVTVSTGQTYDRCSIQKWLKAGNMLCPKTGKRLTNTELVPNTSLRKLILQFCNDKGISLAKSRGQSHDITRTIAPASPVAAEAMRFLSKFLARKLVFGTTEQKNKAAYEIRLLAKSNIFNRSCLIEACTIPSLLNLLSLNNMSTQENAISALLKLSKHTIGKREIIENGGLKLILEVLKKGPSLEAKQTAAAILFYLSSVKEYRKLIGEAPEAIPSLVELIKEGTSCGKKNAVVAIFALLLSPKNSKRVLEAGTVPLLIDILASSDKAELVTDTLAVIASLAENAEGAVAILQTSSLPLITKTLQCSTSKAGKEYCISTLLSLCTNGGVEAVAVLAKDPSLMASLYANLTDGNSHSSKKARSLMKILHKFHETSTSELMASAVPHERSVHVW from the coding sequence ATGATTCAAAGTTTCAGTCGGAATGATCGCCGGGTTTTAAAGCTTCCGGCGGTTCACCCTTGTGAAGGTGTATCCCCAGAGACACTTTTGAGCTCTTTGATCACTCTCTCAAGCAGCATATGCAATTACCAATCCAAGTTCTTTGCTACACAGCGTCGAAATGCCAGAGAAACAATTCGTGAAATCGGGATTCTTCGTATGTTTTTCGAGGAAATTCAAGACCGGAGTTTAACATTATCTTATTCCAGTGTGCTCTGCTTCTCTGAGCTCCACCTTACATTCCAGAAAATTCAGTTCTTATTCGAAGATTGCACGCGGGAAGGCGCTCGGCTTTGGATGCTAATGAAGTCCGAATTTGTCACCACGCAATTCCGGGTGCTTATACGGGAGGTAGCAACAGCTCTTGATGTTATGCCATTGAATTTAATCGATGTTGGTGAGGAAGTGAAGGAATTTGTTGAATTAGTAGCTAAGCAAGCGTCGAAGGCCAAGTTTGAGCTCGACCCAGATGACGAACAGAGAGCAAGACTAgttctttcaatattgaatCAGTTTGAGAAGGGAATTGAGCCAGAGTTTCAAGCTATAAAGCAGGTTCTTGATTATCTTGGTATTAAGAGATGGAGTGATTGCAACAACGAAGTCAAATTCTTGGAAGAACAAATTGGCTTCCAATGCTCTGACTCCGACGAGAAAGAGGTTCCATTTCTAGGCAGCTTGGTGGGGTTCATGAACTACTGCAGGGCAGTGGTGTTTGAAGAACCGGATTATCGAAACGCCAATCAAATGGTCAATTCGGAGGCGATTAGTTGCTTGAATCCTGAGGACTTTCGGTGTCCAATTTCGCTGGAGCTAATGATTGATCCAGTTACTGTGTCGACTGGTCAGACTTATGATCGTTGTTCAATTCAGAAATGGCTCAAAGCTGGAAATATGCTCTGTCCCAAAACAGGGAAGAGGCTAACGAACACAGAGTTGGTCCCCAATACCTCACTCCGAAAGCTTATCCTGCAGTTCTGCAATGACAAAGGCATTTCGCTTGCCAAGTCAAGAGGCCAGAGTCATGACATAACAAGGACTATTGCACCGGCTAGTCCCGTGGCCGCGGAAGCTATGAGGTTCCTTTCTAAATTTCTTGCTAGAAAGCTGGTTTTTGGAACAACTGAGCAGAAAAACAAGGCTGCTTATGAGATTCGTTTGCTTGCAAAATCGAACATTTTCAATCGATCTTGTTTGATAGAAGCCTGCACAATCCCGTCTTTACTAAACCTTTTGTCTTTGAACAACATGTCAACACAGGAGAATGCTATTTCAGCCTTGTTGAAGCTCTCAAAGCATACTATTGGCAAGAGAGAGATAATTGAAAATGGGGGATTGAAACTAATTCTCGAGGTGCTTAAAAAAGGGCCGAGTTTAGAAGCGAAGCAGACTGCGGCTGCCATATTGTTTTACCTTTCTTCAGTGAAAGAGTACAGGAAATTGATCGGAGAAGCACCCGAGGCAATCCCGAGTTTAGTAGAGCTTATCAAGGAAGGGACTAGTTGTGGAAAAAAGAATGCTGTGGTCGCAATTTTTGCTCTTCTTTTATCACCCAAGAACAGCAAAAGAGTGCTTGAAGCTGGGACTGTTCCATTGCTGATTGATATTTTAGCTTCTTCAGACAAAGCCGAGCTTGTCACAGACACTTTAGCAGTTATTGCATCACTGGCTGAGAATGCTGAGGGTGCAGTGGCTATTCTTCAAACTTCTTCTTTGCCTCTAATCACTAAGACTTTGCAGTGTTCCACATCAAAGGCAGGGAAAGAGTATTGCATTTCAACTTTGCTATCGTTGTGTACCAATGGTGGAGTAGAGGCTGTTGCTGTTTTAGCCAAGGACCCTTCTCTAATGGCTTCTTTGTATGCAAATTTAACAGATGGAAACTCTCATTCAAGCAAGAAAGCTCGCTCACTCATGAAAATTCTGCATAAGTTTCATGAGACAAGCACTTCTGAATTGATGGCTTCTGCAGTTCCACACGAACGATCTGTTCATGTTTGGTAG
- the LOC126704229 gene encoding uncharacterized protein LOC126704229, producing MASRKVMSIERFVPGARQPNQPPPSQGRGQVPQPPPSSQAGRARKKQKVTDQPSTGPGDATVQTPPRPTGGIVIHEPPTEAGTGGASSSQVAPAWKPKFLLDGKPLPSTACVRMWEKGEGGRIAQTLAEALLLPEDVHAFEEGSEESVGRRLEWHAIAAAQMAHIVAARARELAEENKREKGARESAVKTAKEKLKAAESAEKKAAAAEKNRALAEKRYAELLIKQNETEVKLAEAISLNTSNANEIADLRAGLAAAEQKWYDIGFADAENSAEPVVARARNMGFEAGWFAALQAMGVPEDSQLRDPGQIPFPNPVPAVQDAPAAIDEEETASMRELVEQIDSHAEPKEMEATSIPTVQELLGEDPPFPLTVQQEVTPPTQPPS from the exons CAAGGCCGGGGTCAAGTGCCTCAGCCCCCACCTTCCTCGCAAGCCGGACGTGCccgaaagaaacaaaaagttaCCGATCAACCTTCCACGGGCCCGGGAGATGCCActgtccagactcctccccgaccaacaggtgGAATCGTTATCCAcgagccgccaaccgaagctggcacggggggcgcgtcctcctcccaagtggctccagcgtggaaGCCAAAGTTCCTtttggacggcaagccattgccctcaaccgcctgtgttcggatgtgggagaagggcgagggcggccgtattgcccaaactttggcCGAAGCTCTCctacttcccgaggacgtgcatgcTTTTGAGGAggggtccgaggagtctgtggggcgccggttagagtggcacgccattgcg gccgctcaaatggctcacattgtggctgcccgggcacgggagcttgccGAGGAAAACAAgcgcgagaagggggcgcgggagtcagcagttaaaacggctaaggaaaagctgaaagCTGCTGAGTCtgctgagaagaaggctgctgctgcGGAGAAGAACCGGGCATTGGCCGAAAAGAGGTATGCGGAGCTCCTGATCAAGCAGAATGAGACGGAAGTCAAATTAGCCGAAGCCATCAGCCTTAACACTTCCAACGCCAATGAGATAGCCgatctcagggcaggcttggcggccgcggaacAAAAGTGGTATGACATAGGTTTTGCTGATGCCGAAAattccgcagagccggtggtggctcgggctcggaatatgggtttcgaggccgggtggtttgccgctctccaggcaatgggagttcctgaagattcgcagctgagagaccccggccaaattccatttccgaaccctgtacctgccgtccagGACGCCCCGGCTGCTattgacgaggaggagacggccagtatgagggagctggttgagcaaatcgattCTCACGCCGAGCCCAAGGAAATGGAGGCCACCAGCATCCCGACTGTGCAGGAGCTTCTCGGTGAGGACCCGCCTTTCCCTctgaccgtccagcaggaagtgaCACCGCCGACCCAACCTCCCAgctga
- the LOC126703323 gene encoding RING-H2 finger protein ATL39-like: MCTFLCTYLKIQYYWLNFTQRQNLHTRNQMPPSVFVYLPNLHVPQGAHMRSISWRGSNQHGDIMVQRSRKFGAKMISNEDLKKLPCFDYEAAEKGTSCVDCAVCLENFKMGDKCRLLPNCRHSFHVQCIDSWLLKTPICPICRTCIIPLKVEVIISEESSVSDNIAVELT, encoded by the exons ATGTGTACATTTCTGTGCACTTACTTAAAAATTCAGTATTATTGGTTGAATTTCACACAAAGACAAAACCTTCACACCAGGAACCAAATGCCTCCTTCAGTTTTCGTTTACCTACCAAACTTACACGTTCCTCAAGGAGCACACAT GAGATCTATCAGCTGGAGAGGGAGTAATCAACATGGTGATATTATGGTTCAAAGAAGTAGAAAATTTGGGGCCAAAATGATTTCCAATGAGGACTTGAAAAAGCTGCCTTGCTTTGACTATGAGGCAGCAGAGAAAGGGACTAGCTGTGTTGATTGTGCTGTGTGCTTGGAGAACTTCAAGATGGGTGATAAGTGCAGGTTATTGCCAAATTGCAGGCACAGCTTCCATGTTCAGTGCATAGACTCATGGTTGTTGAAGACACCCATTTGTCCAATCTGTCGAACTTGCATTATTCCTCTCAAGGTTGAAGTGATTATAAGTGAGGAAAGTAGTGTTTCAGATAATATTGCAGTTGAATTGACATAG